Genomic window (Elusimicrobiota bacterium):
ACAAGGACGGCGAGTATAAGACGGCGCGCGACGCCGCCGCCATCGCCATGAAGGACGGCCCGGCGAAGGCGGACCTCCTGACCGCCTACGCCGGTTCGAGCTTCCACCTCGGCGACTACGGGGAGGCCCGCCGCGCGGCGGCCGAGGCGCTGCGCATCGACCCGCAGAGCCAGGAGGCGACCGCCGTGCTCAAGCTCGCGGAGACCCGCGCGCCTCAGGCCAAGCCGCTGCCGGGCAAAGAGGGGATCTTCGGGGCGGAGCGCGAGCTGGAAGGCGCGCAGGACGGAGCCGCCGCGAGGGGGGACTCCCCGGGCGGAGGCGCGCTCCCCGCCGCGCAGGGTGAGCGGGTCCTGCCCGGGCGCAGCGCCGAGGAGATCTCGCGCGTCGAGAACGAGCGGCTCCTTCCCGATTCGCATCAGCGCTCCGTCGAACTCGCGCGCGAAGCGGCGACGAAGATGCAGGTCAAGGATTTCGCGGGGGCGAAGGAGGCCGCGACGAAGGCGCTCGCGGCCGAGCCGGCCAACGCGCAGGCGCTCGTCTACCGCTCGATGGCGAACAACCGGCTCGGCGACTACTCCGCCGCGCGCGCGGACGCCACCGAGGCGCTGCGCGTCGCGCCGATGGCGGCGCCCTCGCTGCTCGCCCGCGCCTTCGCCGAGAACCGGCTCAAGGACTATCCCCCGGCGCTCGAGGATTCGAACGCCGCGCTCGCCCGCGAGCCGCGCAACTCCTTCGGCTACCTCATGCGCGCGTACGCGCAGGCCGGGCTCGGGAGAGAGACGGAGATGCGAGCCTCCCTCGAGAGCGCCGCCGCCTTCAATCCCGCGTTCCGCCCCATCTTCGAGCGCGCGCTGCAGGTCCCGGAGGGGAGCGACGCGATGTTCCTCTTCGAGGGGGAGACCCTTCCCGGGCTCTCGGCGACGGACTCCGCCGCGCGCCGGCGCCTGCCCTGGTGGCCCTTCGCGGCCGGGCTGGGCCTCGCCGCGGCGGCCTGGGGCTTCCTGCGCCGCCGGATCGCCGGCGCGACGACGGTGCGCCGCATCGCGGAGAGCGCCCCCGCCGCGCCGGCGTCCTCCGGAAGCATCCCCACGGGCTACGCCGTGCTCCGCTCGCTCGGCGCCGGCGGCATGGGAGAGGTCTACGAGGCGAAGGACCTCGCGCTCGACCGCCGCGTCGCGGTCAAGCGCATGCGCGAGGAGCTCCGCCGCGACCCGCGCGAGCGCGCGCGCTTCCTCGAGGAGGCGCGGCTGGTGGCGAAGCTGCGCCATCCCGGCATCGTGGAGGTCTACCACATCCTCGAGGACGCCTCCGACGTGTACCTGGTCTTCGAGTACGTCGAGGGCCGCACCCTCGGGCAGGTCCTCGCGGAGCGCCGCCGCCTTCCTTTCAGGGAGGCGAAGGCGCTGCTCTGCGAGGTCTGCGCCGCCGTCGAGCACGCGCACGCGCACGGCGTCGTCCACCGCGACTTGAAGCCCGCCAACATCATGCTCAACGCGGAGGGCCGCGCGAAGGTCATGGACTTCGGCATCGCGCGCCACGCGCAGGAGGCGTTGACGCGCATGGCGCACACGGGGACGGTGGCGGGCACGCCGCCCTACATGGCGCCGGAGCAGGAGCTCGGGCAGGTCGGCCGCGAGTCGGACGTGTTCGCGCTCGGGGTCCTGCTCTACGAGACACTCACCGGCGAGCAGCCCTTCGCCGGCTCACCGGCCGGGATGCTCATGGCCAAGCGCGAAGGCCGCTTCCAGCGAGCGAGCGAGCGAGCTCCGGAGCTGCCCTCGGGCGTCGATGAACTGCTCGTCCGGGCGCTCGCACCCGAGCCGGAGGCGCGGCTGCGCTCGGCGGCCGCGCTCTCCGCGGAACTCCAGAAGCTCGGCTAGGATCAAAGAAAATCCCCCCCGGGAGGGCATTCCCTCCCGGGGGGGATTTTCTTTGATTACTTACTGAGGAGCCAGAAGCGGTCGGCGAGCTCGAGCTCCTTCGAGTCGGGCGAGCGCAGGCGCGCGAGCGCCTCTTCGACGCTCAAGGATTCTCCGTCCTGGGGGTAAGGAAGGACGACGCGCATGCCGTCCTCCGCTCGCGTCGCACTGGCGGCGCTCAGGCCCGTCGCGGGTGCGACGCGCATGCCGTCCTCCGCTCGCGTCGCACTGGCGGCGCTCAGGCCCGTCGCGGGTGCGACGCGCATGCCGTCGGCTTCGGGGCCGGCGCCCGTGCGGGCCCGGACGCTCTCGAGGATGCCCGCGCGATAGACCGCATGGCCGGCGCCGACGATGACGAGCATGGGCCCGTCGGAAAGGGAGGCGAGCGCCCGCTCGCCCATCGTGTTGTTCCAGACCTGCATCGCCTCGAGCATGCGCTCCATGCGTCCGGTGGGCATCCCCAGCGCGCGAAAGCGCTTGAGCAGGAGCGACTTGGAGCCGTGCCCGCCGAGCGATTCCTTTACGTAGGCGAGGTAGCGGGGGTCGACGATGGGGAAGATGTCGGCGGGGATCGCGGCGCGCTGCTCGGGCGTCAGCGAGGAGAGGCCGCCCTTGGCGACCTGCTTGACGATCTCCGGCGGCGCGTTGAGCGCGCGCACGCGGATGCCGCCGCGGCGGGCGTAGTCGAGCACGGGACGGTACAGCGCGAAGTCGAAGCCCCAGTTCTTCTTCCAGAACGCGGCGAAGTCGGCCTCGCTCATCGCGCCGGAGAGGTACGCGTCGAGGTCGGGCTGCTTCGTGTAGTCGAGCATCTCGAGGCCGAGCTGGACGCCCGGGCGTCGGGCGTGCATGAGCTTCAGGACCTCGGCCTGCACGAGATGGTGGAGGGGCTCGTCGTGCTTCTCCCCGACGATGACGAGCCGCGCGTCCGCGAGGGCCGCGCCGAGCGCTTCGGCGCCGACCGCCGCGCCGGAGGGGGCTTCCACGACGACGGCGTCGGGCGGGAGGGCGGGCGCGGCTTTCATCCCCGGCGTCGGCCGCGCGTGGCGCAGCATGGCTTTCAGGAGGGGGCCTCTTCCTGCGCCGCAGGGGCCCGACAGCACCCCGCGGCACTGGCCGAGAGGAGAACTGCCGCGGCCTGCTTCGAGGGCGGAGACCGGCAGGGAGAGGGCGAGGAGCCCGACGGCGAGAGCGGTCTTCATGGCCCGATTCTAGCTCCTTTCGCCGGCGAAAGGGAAGCGTCTGCCGGACGTTTGACAGCCCGGGGCGGGGGGTCTATAATGGAGCCGTGCCCGCCGACTGGAAGGACGAACTCTCGCGCCTCCTGCCCGGTGTCCGCTTCGACGAACCCCTCAGTTCCCACACCACCTTCCGCATCGGCGGCCCCGCCGACGCGCTCGTCGAGCCCCGCGACCGCGGGGAACTCGTCGGGCTCCATCGCTTCGCGCGCGAGCGGGGCCTCGGCGTCTTCGCCCTCGGCTGGGGCTCGAACCTGCTCGTACGCGACGGCGGCATCCGGGGGATCGTGCTGCGCCTGAGCGGCGAGTTCGAGCGCATCGACTTCCCGGGAGCGGGTGCGGTGGAGGCGGGCGCCGCCGCGCGTCTGCCGACGCTCGTGATGCGCTGCGCCGAGCGCGCGCTCTCGGGGCTGGAGCCGCTCGTCGGGGTGCCCGGGACGTTCGGAGGCGCACTCGTCATGAACGCGGGCACGCGCGAGGCCGAGATCGGCTCGTTCGTGCGCGAGGTCGAGGTCCTGGACCTGGAGCGCCTGGAGCCGGTCCGCCTGCCGGCCGCGCAGCTGCGCTTCTCCTACCGTTCGAGCAGTCTTGCCGGGCGCCTCGTCCTCGGCGGGCGCCTCGAATTGCCGCCCGGGGACAAAGATGTTATAATCGGGCGCGTACGGGAGAATCAGTCCCGACGGAAGCGGACTCAGCCCATACACACTTTCAACGTGGGATCGACCTTCAAGAACCCCCCCGGGCGTTTCGCAGCGCAGCTGATCGAAGAGTCAGGGCTCAAGGGCCGGAGCGTGGGCGGCGCGCGCGTCTCCCCGCTGCACGCGAATTTCATCGAGAACGAACGCGGCGCCACCGCCGCCGACGTCCTCGCTTTAGTCGAGGTCGTCCGCGGGGCCGTGCGCGAGCGCTTCGGGGTGGAGCTGGAACTCGAGATGAAGGTGGTCGGTGAAGCGGCACCGGGTCCGGCTCAGGCCTAGGGCTCGCGAGCAGCGACGCTCCGCCCTGGGCGGAGCCGCCGCCGTTCTGGGAATCGTCGTCGGTCTGGTCTTTCTCGTCAACGCGCGGCCGTGGACCCGCATGAAGGTGCCGGTCCCCTCCGCGCCCTCGGCCCCGCGCTGGCTCGGGGTGGAGAACGTCGAG
Coding sequences:
- a CDS encoding ChaN family lipoprotein; the protein is MKTALAVGLLALSLPVSALEAGRGSSPLGQCRGVLSGPCGAGRGPLLKAMLRHARPTPGMKAAPALPPDAVVVEAPSGAAVGAEALGAALADARLVIVGEKHDEPLHHLVQAEVLKLMHARRPGVQLGLEMLDYTKQPDLDAYLSGAMSEADFAAFWKKNWGFDFALYRPVLDYARRGGIRVRALNAPPEIVKQVAKGGLSSLTPEQRAAIPADIFPIVDPRYLAYVKESLGGHGSKSLLLKRFRALGMPTGRMERMLEAMQVWNNTMGERALASLSDGPMLVIVGAGHAVYRAGILESVRARTGAGPEADGMRVAPATGLSAASATRAEDGMRVAPATGLSAASATRAEDGMRVVLPYPQDGESLSVEEALARLRSPDSKELELADRFWLLSK
- the murB gene encoding UDP-N-acetylmuramate dehydrogenase; its protein translation is MPADWKDELSRLLPGVRFDEPLSSHTTFRIGGPADALVEPRDRGELVGLHRFARERGLGVFALGWGSNLLVRDGGIRGIVLRLSGEFERIDFPGAGAVEAGAAARLPTLVMRCAERALSGLEPLVGVPGTFGGALVMNAGTREAEIGSFVREVEVLDLERLEPVRLPAAQLRFSYRSSSLAGRLVLGGRLELPPGDKDVIIGRVRENQSRRKRTQPIHTFNVGSTFKNPPGRFAAQLIEESGLKGRSVGGARVSPLHANFIENERGATAADVLALVEVVRGAVRERFGVELELEMKVVGEAAPGPAQA
- a CDS encoding protein kinase: MKTPLLAVFLTLPCLLSSPLSAAELPGDASSTEPGGTPLQEAKSSVKVGGGLNVKQGGVPDNKVTPTSDGKELLDENGVVVKEEGTVAGAVTAGGASQAGGSENILQGLLGFYKHRRDLDTRGDGHHDSSVLGTLYTQAFGTIPTEMKHELLRLPRNERMQIILDWQKNGGDTAYLESLLRGRSSGQQTASGVVGQSISQAYNNAKAQVVATPTKAAATPVFPSAEFIAAGDYASIRPTDVAGQRYLAVSAYKDGEYKTARDAAAIAMKDGPAKADLLTAYAGSSFHLGDYGEARRAAAEALRIDPQSQEATAVLKLAETRAPQAKPLPGKEGIFGAERELEGAQDGAAARGDSPGGGALPAAQGERVLPGRSAEEISRVENERLLPDSHQRSVELAREAATKMQVKDFAGAKEAATKALAAEPANAQALVYRSMANNRLGDYSAARADATEALRVAPMAAPSLLARAFAENRLKDYPPALEDSNAALAREPRNSFGYLMRAYAQAGLGRETEMRASLESAAAFNPAFRPIFERALQVPEGSDAMFLFEGETLPGLSATDSAARRRLPWWPFAAGLGLAAAAWGFLRRRIAGATTVRRIAESAPAAPASSGSIPTGYAVLRSLGAGGMGEVYEAKDLALDRRVAVKRMREELRRDPRERARFLEEARLVAKLRHPGIVEVYHILEDASDVYLVFEYVEGRTLGQVLAERRRLPFREAKALLCEVCAAVEHAHAHGVVHRDLKPANIMLNAEGRAKVMDFGIARHAQEALTRMAHTGTVAGTPPYMAPEQELGQVGRESDVFALGVLLYETLTGEQPFAGSPAGMLMAKREGRFQRASERAPELPSGVDELLVRALAPEPEARLRSAAALSAELQKLG